The following DNA comes from Pongo pygmaeus isolate AG05252 chromosome 9, NHGRI_mPonPyg2-v2.0_pri, whole genome shotgun sequence.
TACTTTCTGTAAAATGATGGAACCCTAATCATCCGTCGTGTTTAGACACATGCCAAGAGAATGATGAAGCTAGGTGGGGGGCAGTCAGCAGGAGCCAGATTACCTAGAGGGATAGTTAGGGACCCAAAATGGAAACACACCATAAAGGGCAAGGAAGAGTCCAGCATGGTAAGCCAAGCTCAACAGTCAAATTAGGATATAGTGGAGAAGGGTGTTAGAGCAGACACAGGAAGATCAGTTTCCTGATTCAGCCACCCCAGTGGTGGAAGCGGCTGGGTGGGCCCAGGCTGGGAAAGAGCTGCAGGTCTTTGGAGGCCAGGCTATCCAGCTGTCCTCCAGCAGAACAAGGAGGAGGAAAATgtctcttccttgccttccaaaacattttcttcactcaAATGAGATCCTGGGGGTTCTTGGAAATATTTTGATAGGAGTCATCTTTCCTTGGCCAAGCAGGTATAATTACTACACACACAAACTctgcaacatctttttttttttcatttgtaatggagtctcgctctgtcgcccaggctggagtgcagtggcgtgatcttggctcactgcaacctccacctcccaggttcaagcaattctcctgcctcagcctcttggagcagccgggattacaggcgcacaccacctaatttttgtatttttagtacagacgagatttcaccatgttagtcaggacggtctcgaactccagaccttgtgatatgcctgcctcagcctcccaaagtgctgggattacaggcatgagccagcgcgcccagccTGCAACATATTTTAAGGTAGCGTTTCTCAATCTCAGCACCACTGACATTTGGGGGTCTAGATAATTCTTCATTGTGGGGgcttgtcctgtgcattgcaggatatTCAGCAGCATCCCTAACCTCTACCCTCTAAAAGCCAGTAGCACCACCACCATCCCAAGtcgtgacaaccaaaaatatctccagacattgccaagtgtccCCGGGGGGCAAAATCACCGCCAGTCAAAAATCACTGTTCTTAGGATAAGATATAGTTAGgcacattttctttctaaaatcaaTGTGATAGTCTCACCTTTTCACcagaaacaaataagaaaagcCCGTAACCACTGAATTACAGGGCATCTGAGCTACTTTAAGCTTCTTACctatattagttcatttaatgCTCCAAAAACTCAAGGCAGCCAACATAGCTATTATCCCCATCTTGCAAATGAGGACACTAAGGTACAGAGGAGTTTAGTCACTTGCCCCTGGTTCCACAGTCAGTAAGTGTGGAGTGAGGGTGTGGGTCCAAGTAGACTGACTCCAGAGTCcatgttttatataatatgaaTTGCATAAGTTAATAACAAGAAGCTGCCATCTACTCTCTCTCAGTGTCCTCAATCTGGGATCCAACCAACTGGATCCCATGGAAACCCATCCAATCAGAGCTCCACACTTCCCTGATCACATGTAACTCAGAAGCCAAAACTCTGGTGGAGGAATTCACGTGATTGTCTTAGAGTTGTGGCTAAAAACACAGTTTGTTCAtgctcattgttttaaaaaataacactatggctgggcgcagtgggtcactcctgtagtctcagccatttggaaggctgaggcaggtggattgcttgagcccaggagttcaagaccagcctgggcaacatggcaaaaccatatctcttaaaaataaataaataaatacatgtgtgcTGGTACACACATGTAGTTCttcctactcaggaggctgaactgggaagatcatctgagcccggggaggtcaaggctgcagtgtgccaagattgtgccactgcactccaggctggatgacagagtgagaccctatctcaaaaataaattaaagaggccaggcatggtgtctcacacctataatcccagcactttgggaggctgagacgggcagatcacctgaaatcaggagttcgagaccagcctggccaacatggtgaaaccccatctctactaaaaataacaaaaattagccaggcgtggtagcacatgcccataatcccagctactcgagaggctgaggcatgagaatcacttgaacctgggaggcagaggttgcagtgagctgagattgcagcattgcactacagcctgggcaacagagtgagactgtgtctcaaaaagaaagaaaagagaagagaagagaagagaggagaagagaggagtagagaggaggggagggaagggaaggtgacaaaggaggggaggggaggggagggaagaagagaagaaaagaagaaaagaaaaggaggggaggtgagggaggggaggggaggggaggggagaagagaagaaaacaagaaaagaagaaaaaagaaaaaagacattatgGATGGAAGACAATATGATTAAGGGAAAAATTTGACCCTTGGAAGGGTCAGAAGAATCACAAGAAGAATCACCCGACATTGTGTATGACGTTGGTCTTAGGTCCCACTCCAAGAGCAGCCTCTGACTTCTGTTGTTTCTTCCAAATGAACAAACCCATGGTTCTATAAGATGTGAGCTGTCCCCAGAAGAACAAAGACTGGGGTTGTCACATTTAGCAAATAAGGATACAGGGTGCCCAGtcaaattttcatttcaaatCAATGAAGAATTgcttagtataagtatgtcccatgcaatattagAGACATactcatacttttaaaaactcttcaTTGACCTAAAATGCAAATTTGACTGGGCACCCTGTAATTTCCCTGGCAACCCTTCCCAAAGGCAGACTATTTGGATCTCATCCACTAAAAAGGGCAGAAACTCCTCAAGAGGCCACCACACTTCCCAGAGCCCAGTCTCCTTCCTAAAAGGAAGACAAATAGGTCCAATAGATCCCACTCTGGCTCCCCCTGCCCCCAGATGCCCAGATGCCCCCCCAGTAcacccctctcccctctcctacTTCAGTCCCCCCTCTCCTGCCCTTTGTAACCACTTGGAGAAATTCCACTGACACAAGGAATCCTTGGAGGGTTAATCCTTCTGATACTAAGTCACACTTTAACTCATTGCCTCCAGGCCAAGGATTAAAAACTTCCCATGCAAGGGTCAGGTCTCCAGCAGACCCTGAAAGCTGAGCTGCCCTGACCCCCAAAGTGAGGAGAAGCTGCAAGGGAAAAGGGAGGGACAGATCAGGGAGACCGGGGAAGAAGGAGGAGCAGCCAAGGAGGCTGCTGTCCCCCCACAGAGCAGCTCGGACTCAGCTCCCGGAGCAACCCAGCTGCGGAGGCAACGGCAGTGCTGCTCCTCCAGCAAAGGACGGCAGGCAGCCAGAGAGACAGAGGTCCTGAGACTGGAAGGCCTCAGCCCCCAGCCGTTGGGCTGGGCCTGGTCCAATGGCCTTTAATGACCTCCTGCAGCAGGTGGGGGGTGTCGGCCGCTTCCAGCAGATCCAGGTCACCCTGGTGGTCCTCCCTCTGCTCCTGATGGCTTCTCACAACACCCTGCAGAACTTCACTGCTGCCATCCCTACCCACCACTGCCGCCCGCCTGCCGATGCCAACCTCAGCAAGAATGGCGGGCTGGAGGTCTGGCTGCCCCGGGACAGGAAGGGGCAGCCTGAGTCCTGCCTCCGCTTCACCTCCCCGCAGTGGGGACCGCCCTTTCCCAATGGCACAGAAGCCAATGGCACAGGGGCCACAGAGCCCTGCACCGATGGCTGGATCTATGACAACAGCACCTTCCCATCTACCATCGTGACTGAGGTGAGCACCTGGGGCTCCCAATCCAggggccaagatgggaagatgggggcctttgttaaaaaaaaaatgtacatggaGAAATTAACTGctgagttaaaaaagaaaaacgctCTCAGCTGTCAGGACCAGAGAGGCAAAGGGCAAAGTGCCGGAGAAAGAGGGTGACATGGAACCCAGAGGACCAGCTGAAGGGGGGGAAGGGGATTCTCTGAAGCCAGGCTCATCTCTGCCTGACCCTTGCTCCTCTCCCCACAGTGGGACCTCGTGTGCTCTCACAGGGCCTTACGCCAGCTGGCCCAGTCCTTGTACATGGTGGGGGTGCTGCTCGGAGCCATGGTGTTCGGCTACCTTGCAGACAGGTCAGTCCTGGGTAGGGTCAAAGGGCTGGGCTGGGATTAGGGGCTCAGCTGGGCTCAGGGTGTCTAGGTGGGAGCTTGGCATTGCCAGCCGGGGCTGGTTTGAGGATCTACAGCACCAGCCTCATAATACTTCAGAGGTCCTCAAAAGACCCCAGCCCAGGCATCATCCAGGGCGAGCCCTcctctcctggctcagcctgACCCCCATCAGTCTCCAGGGCCCTGCTACAGgtctcccctcctcccacaggCTAGGCCGCCGGAAGGTACTGATCTTGAACTACCTGCAAACAGCTGTGTCAGGGACCTGCACAGCCTTCGCACCCAACTTCTCCATCTACTGCGCCTTCCGGCTTCTCTCGGGCATGTCTCTGGCTGGCATCTCCCTCAACTGCATGACACTGAGTGAGAGATGCTTACCGGCCCACTCCCCGCCGGCCACTCAGCCCAGCAACCCCTTTCCAGCCTCCCCTCCCAGCCTGCCCCTCCTGAGCCctgcctgccctccagcctctcTCGGGTCTCACCTTCCTGCCAATAGAACAACCTTTTCTCAGGCTCATGCCACACTGTCCCCTCATTTAAAAACAGGATtgcgggccaggcgcggtggctcatgcctgtaatcccagaactttgggaggccaaggtgggcagatcatgaagtcaggagatggagaccatcctggctaacacggtgaaaccccatctctactaaaaatacaaaaaattagccaggtgtggtggtgggcgcctgtagtcccagctactcgggaggctgaggcaggagaatggcacgaacctgggaggcggagcttgcagtgagcggagattgtgccactgcactccagcctgggcaacagagcgagactccatctcaaaaaaaaaaaaagcaggattgCAAACTCCATTGTTAGAGCCAGCAGATCATGTAAGAGGGCCAGGTGCAGGAGGCATTAGGGAATGGTGAGAACTGTATCCAAAGGAGAGACACCTTCATCCAGAGACACCACAGGCATGCAGCTGCTCCAGGCAGGAGATCCTAGGGCTGTCATAGCTTCCCCCTCCTCTTTGATTAATGTAAAATATCCcagtttttttttcatgtttgcaaCTAACTCTAATAATAAACATAGGATGAGGCAGCATCATGCAGACAAGACACATTTGTGGACTGAGTGTGGTCTCTCCATGGGCCATTGATGTGCATCCTCTGATGGATCAACCCCCCTTTACCCCATGTTTCCCAAATGAACAATCCAAGGCCAAGAAGAAGGGAAAGGATTTACCTAAGGGCATTCCTCAACCACAGAAGGGAATCCAGGGATTTGGGATTCTCTGGACTAGAGGAATTAACCAGGACTGGGCTAGAGCCTGGGCAAGACACCTAAGAAATCCAACCCCCAAGTCCAGCCTAAGTATCCAAGTCCCTGTCCCAGCAGCCCAATGGGGAGCCCAACTGGACAGGAGGTAGGCCTCTCCAGACCACACCAGAGAGGTGGTCCCACTCCTACTTCAAGACTCCAGGACGGAGAAAAGCCACTGCCTCCTCCAAGATGCTCTGGCCAGTGAGAGTAGAATCTCATAGCTGAAGAAGACCAGAGGAATGGTTGCTGTTGAAGACAGACCGAGTGGCCAGAGGTGCTCTCAATGGAGAAGGAACTCTAGCCAGGAGAATAGGTTgaggaggagcagaaaaaaaaaaatcaagagtgtAGAGGGGGCAGTTCCCAGATATTCTGAACCCAGCTCCTCATCCATACCTCCACTGAAATTCCCCCACTCCCATCACCCTGGCACTCAACTTACTCAATGTATTTTCCACTGAGCCTTGGGACAGACCAAGGTTTGGATGGAGGGAGGGGTCTTTACTAACCCAGCAGCCCAGGTAGTTGCAGCACCCTGTCTTAACCCTCTTTCCAGATGTGGAGTGGATGCCCATCCACACACGGGCCTGCGTGGGCACCTTGATTGGCTATGTCTACAGCCTGGGCCAGTTCCTCCTGGCCGGTGTGGCCTACGCTGTGCCCCACTGGCGCCACCTGCAGCTACTGGTCTCTGCTCCTTTTTTTGCCTTCTTCATCTACTCCTGGTGCGTGGGGCCTAGGGTTGGAGGTGGTTGCCACAGGAGCCCAGAGGCTGCAAGAGACAGGACATCTCCCAGAGCTCAGCACACATCCCATCCCAAAAATGTAGAGAAGGTCAAATCCAGTCCAATGCCTCTGTGTGACAGATAGGGAAACCAAGGCTGTGGGGAGAAGGTTTTGCCCCAGGATATCCAATTCTCTGGCTTCCCCCACTCAGTTCTCCAGCCTGCCTGCTCTGCTCCCCCTACCAGCAACCAAGAGCTGAGCTTCTGGATTGGGGAATATGTCATTACCAAGCTGGGCACTGCCTCGTGGTCCTAGAGAGAGGGATTTGGCAAGACCCCTGGGTTCCCAACCTTAAATAAAATCCCATCGCAGGCCCCTAGaaagcccagccccagcccctcacccAGCTGACTGGAACTGAAGCCATGCtgacacccacccccacccccgctccCAGGTTCTTCATCGAGTCAGCCCGCTGGCACTCCTCCTCCGGGAGGCTGGACCTCACCCTGAGGGCCCTGCAGAGAGTCGCCCGGATCAATGGGAAGCGGGAAGAAGGAGCCAAGTTGAGTATGGAGGTGAGATCCCCTGAGACTTCCCATGATAACCTCCCAGGGCTTCACCCCCAAACCCCAAACCCAGGACCCAGGGCCTAGGGAACTCCTCTGAGTAAGGGATTAGGCTGAGAGGAGCTCCTTGGGAGGATCCCAGGCCCTGAGCTCTGCTGGTCCCAGCAGGTACTCCGGGCCAGTCTGCAGAAGGAGCTGACCATGGGCAAAGGCCAGGCATCGGCCATGGAGCTGCTGCGCTGCCCCACCCTCCGCcacctcttcctctgcctctccaTGCTGTGGTAGGcccagaaagacagacagactgaGACAAAAGGCTGGCTGGGGCGGGAGGAGACACAATGGGTGAAAGAGGCCAGAGAAGAGGGCAGGAAGGTCAGCAGACCTGCTGTGAGAAGCAGTAACCCCACACTAGGGATCATCCTTAGGAACCAGATGCCCCCCAGCCTCGACTCAGTCCCAGTCTCCGCATGGGACACCAGTCTCCCCATCTTGTCCTTTCACTAGCCCTGTTCCAATGTGGAGACACCTCATCAGGACCAGTGGGCTCCAGAGTCAATAGACTTTCATCATGAAGGCAGAGACCAGTCTGGTTTGCAAAATATTCATAGATTTTACTGGCCTGATGGTGCCTGCCAGAAacataggcacaggcaacaaGATAACTAAAACTCATCTCCAAAGAACACTTTGGCCAAGAACGAAGAAAATCTTCCTTTCCCTTTGCAACACTCCCCATTATCCTTCCTTCCCATCACCATAGCAATCCCGTGACAGTTAAGGGAAACATAATCAGAAGGAACAATCCTGCCAATGAATTATTTGCTTCCAATTTGGGATTTATTCTCAGTCATGGGCTCTAGCCAATAATCTTGAGCTTCGTTTTTTGAGCTCTTGACATCTTAAAAAGCACAACACTCATCCCAGGACCATGGACAGGTCCCAGAAGGCTCTGTACTCTCCCAGCTGCCTTGGCCCTGAAGATGGCTTGGGTATGCACCTGCCCTCCTTCAGTCCAGCATCAATTGATAAGATGAGAACTAAACCTATGTAAATCCTACCCAGCAACTAAGTGAAAATTCCCCCAATTAACTGCAACCCTAGTTATCACAAGATTGGGAAATTTGGAGTATTAGAGGACTACCTCAATACTTAAACTCTGCAGTTTAATTATATggttaaatgaagaaatattagcCAAGGCAGATTCCAGCTCCTTAAGCAGGGTACCCAATGCAGTTCCCCCACTGTTTTGAAAGAGTACCCCACTTTAAGCCTTCCTAACAAATTCCATACCCCTCTCTTCTGTCTGCTAGGTTTGCCACTAGCTTTGCATACTATGGGCTGGTCATGGACCTGCAGGGCTTTGGAGTCAGCATCTACCTAATCCAGGTGATCTTTGGTGCTGTGGACCTGCCTGCCAAGCTTGTGGGCTTCCTTGTCATCAACTCCCTGGGTCGCCGGCCTGCCCAGATGGCTGCACTGCTGCTGGCAGGCATCTGCATCCTGCTCAATGGGGTGATACCCCAGGGTGAGCACCCACGAGCACCTTGGCC
Coding sequences within:
- the SLC22A6 gene encoding solute carrier family 22 member 6, whose amino-acid sequence is MAFNDLLQQVGGVGRFQQIQVTLVVLPLLLMASHNTLQNFTAAIPTHHCRPPADANLSKNGGLEVWLPRDRKGQPESCLRFTSPQWGPPFPNGTEANGTGATEPCTDGWIYDNSTFPSTIVTEWDLVCSHRALRQLAQSLYMVGVLLGAMVFGYLADRLGRRKVLILNYLQTAVSGTCTAFAPNFSIYCAFRLLSGMSLAGISLNCMTLNVEWMPIHTRACVGTLIGYVYSLGQFLLAGVAYAVPHWRHLQLLVSAPFFAFFIYSWFFIESARWHSSSGRLDLTLRALQRVARINGKREEGAKLSMEVLRASLQKELTMGKGQASAMELLRCPTLRHLFLCLSMLWFATSFAYYGLVMDLQGFGVSIYLIQVIFGAVDLPAKLVGFLVINSLGRRPAQMAALLLAGICILLNGVIPQDQSIVRTSLAVLGKGCLAASFNCIFLYTGELYPTMIRQTGMGMGSTMARVGSIVSPLVSMTAELYPSMPLFIYGAVPVAASAVTVLLPETLGQPLPDTVQDLESRKGKQTRQQQEHQKYMVPLQASAQEKNGL